The following coding sequences are from one Halobacteriovorax sp. JY17 window:
- the def gene encoding peptide deformylase, translated as MAIKELTRMGNPVLREVAQEYDISAIGSEAFSSLIDDLVDTMNENGGIGIAAPQIGISSQVAIIKIPGDSERYPNAAESELFIIVNPIIEVLDQELQGFWEGCLSVPGLRGFVQRPRKVKVTYYNQDAKKSEIVLEDFLATVFQHELDHLFGKLYIDRVKDLSKLSYEDEYVQFWSNT; from the coding sequence ATGGCGATAAAAGAATTAACTAGAATGGGAAACCCAGTACTTAGAGAAGTCGCTCAAGAGTATGATATTTCAGCTATTGGTTCTGAAGCTTTTAGCTCTCTTATTGATGACCTCGTTGATACAATGAACGAAAATGGTGGCATAGGTATAGCCGCACCACAGATTGGTATTTCTAGCCAAGTAGCGATTATAAAAATCCCTGGAGATTCAGAGAGATATCCAAATGCAGCAGAGAGCGAATTATTTATTATAGTGAACCCTATAATTGAAGTTCTCGATCAAGAACTTCAAGGTTTCTGGGAGGGGTGCTTGTCTGTTCCAGGGCTCAGAGGTTTTGTCCAAAGGCCTAGGAAAGTCAAAGTTACTTACTACAACCAAGACGCTAAAAAGTCAGAAATTGTCTTAGAAGACTTCTTAGCGACAGTTTTTCAACATGAGCTGGACCACCTTTTTGGAAAACTCTATATTGATAGGGTTAAGGACTTAAGCAAGCTAAGCTATGAAGATGAGTATGTACAATTTTGGTCAAACACATAA
- the greB gene encoding transcription elongation factor GreB, which translates to MQQSKSNYMTPSCFKKLSDEMERLIKVERPETTRTIAWAAGNGDRSENADYIYGKKRLREIDRRLRFLKKRLEDSVVINPLDMNSEKIQFSATVTVENEEGEERIYTIVGIDEIDISKGWVSWKSPIGRTLLGKSVGDSVTITAPRNTFELEIIKVEYKEIL; encoded by the coding sequence TTGCAACAAAGTAAAAGTAACTACATGACACCTTCTTGCTTCAAGAAGCTTTCAGATGAAATGGAAAGACTTATAAAAGTTGAAAGACCAGAGACCACAAGAACGATTGCTTGGGCCGCAGGGAATGGAGATCGTTCTGAAAATGCTGATTATATTTATGGTAAGAAGAGACTTAGAGAAATTGATCGAAGACTCAGGTTTTTAAAGAAGAGACTTGAAGATTCGGTTGTTATAAATCCTCTAGATATGAATTCTGAAAAGATTCAATTCTCAGCAACGGTTACAGTTGAAAATGAAGAGGGAGAGGAAAGGATTTATACAATAGTTGGAATTGATGAAATAGATATTTCAAAGGGATGGGTGAGTTGGAAGTCACCAATTGGAAGGACTCTTCTTGGAAAAAGTGTTGGAGACTCAGTTACGATTACAGCTCCTAGAAATACGTTTGAATTAGAAATTATAAAAGTCGAATATAAGGAAATATTATGA
- a CDS encoding DUF6165 family protein — MNIQCEVSLGELVDKISILKIKMEKIKDTSKTDLVLSEYKALNKTLEELRLSGIENYLSKLQKINTELWEIEDDIRECEKRSDFSSQFISLARSVYITNDQRFAVKNEVNNKYGSSMKEVKSYEEY; from the coding sequence ATGAATATACAATGTGAAGTTTCTCTTGGTGAATTAGTAGATAAAATCTCTATTTTAAAAATTAAAATGGAGAAAATAAAAGATACTAGTAAAACAGATTTAGTATTGTCTGAATATAAGGCTTTAAATAAAACTCTTGAGGAATTACGTCTAAGTGGAATTGAGAATTACTTATCTAAGCTTCAAAAGATTAATACGGAGTTATGGGAAATAGAGGACGATATTCGTGAATGTGAGAAGAGAAGTGACTTCTCTTCTCAATTCATAAGCTTGGCCCGTTCAGTTTATATAACTAATGATCAGCGCTTTGCAGTAAAGAATGAAGTGAATAATAAGTACGGATCTTCTATGAAAGAAGTAAAATCTTATGAAGAATACTAG
- a CDS encoding class I SAM-dependent methyltransferase, whose protein sequence is MAKLSIEDKYKLYESSVQNHETDIEFINKEYRKYFKKKPFTLREDFGGTAAMACDWVKQSSEHKAWGVDLDSEPIKYGRENHYSRLSEAEKSRMSYIEGNVLDSREFKSDIVVAFNFSYFIFKERAVLLNYFKKVREGLNDNGAFFIDLFGGTDACQEMVEETDHDDHTYFWDCDKFNPITSEVLYYIHFKYQGKKHEKVFTYDWRMWGLTELQDIMKEAGFSSVIPYWEGEDGDGGGDGNFYPAKVEENCESWVTYICALK, encoded by the coding sequence ATGGCAAAGCTATCAATTGAAGATAAGTATAAACTTTACGAATCTTCAGTTCAAAACCATGAAACAGATATTGAATTTATCAATAAAGAGTATCGTAAGTATTTTAAGAAGAAACCCTTCACACTAAGAGAAGATTTTGGTGGTACAGCTGCTATGGCCTGTGATTGGGTGAAGCAATCTTCAGAGCATAAGGCCTGGGGGGTTGATTTAGACTCTGAGCCAATTAAATACGGTAGAGAGAATCATTATTCAAGATTAAGCGAAGCTGAAAAATCAAGAATGAGTTATATTGAAGGAAATGTTTTAGACAGCAGAGAATTCAAGTCAGATATTGTTGTTGCATTTAATTTCTCTTATTTTATTTTTAAAGAAAGAGCAGTCCTTCTTAATTACTTTAAAAAAGTCAGAGAGGGACTAAATGATAATGGAGCATTCTTTATTGATCTATTTGGTGGAACAGATGCTTGCCAAGAAATGGTAGAGGAAACGGACCATGATGATCATACATATTTCTGGGATTGCGATAAATTTAATCCAATAACTTCAGAGGTCTTGTACTACATTCATTTTAAGTATCAAGGTAAGAAGCATGAAAAAGTTTTTACATATGATTGGAGAATGTGGGGGCTAACAGAGCTTCAGGATATTATGAAAGAAGCAGGATTCTCAAGTGTCATTCCATACTGGGAAGGCGAGGATGGCGACGGTGGAGGTGATGGAAACTTCTATCCGGCCAAGGTCGAAGAGAATTGTGAATCTTGGGTCACTTATATTTGTGCTTTAAAATAA
- the nusB gene encoding transcription antitermination factor NusB — protein MSNFSNKTIAREFSFKLVYKVLCSNENLLDLVLTKNPKAEYERFIEEFIKSCVEPDEEHPNNQLPSGSQNFALSLSGGVFTSKSTLESEISKHLHKRKIHQLEKIDYALLMLGAYEILYVKATPKPVVIDEMVNLAKKYGTADSYSFINGTLDSIGK, from the coding sequence GTGAGCAACTTCAGCAATAAGACAATTGCCAGAGAATTTTCATTTAAACTAGTTTATAAAGTACTATGCTCAAACGAAAATCTTCTAGATCTCGTTCTAACCAAGAATCCAAAAGCTGAATATGAAAGGTTCATCGAAGAATTTATCAAGTCTTGTGTTGAACCAGATGAAGAGCATCCAAATAACCAACTACCTTCTGGTTCGCAAAACTTTGCGCTCTCTCTTTCTGGTGGTGTTTTTACAAGTAAATCAACTCTAGAGTCAGAAATTAGTAAGCACCTTCATAAGAGAAAGATTCATCAATTAGAAAAAATTGATTACGCTCTCTTAATGCTTGGTGCATATGAGATCCTCTATGTTAAGGCGACACCTAAGCCAGTCGTTATAGACGAAATGGTTAACTTGGCCAAGAAGTACGGAACTGCAGATTCTTATTCTTTTATAAATGGAACTCTAGACTCAATAGGAAAATAA
- the nrdR gene encoding transcriptional regulator NrdR codes for MHCPICHVTDTKVVDSRLMPEGLSVRRRRKCEGCDNRFTTYEKIQIQMPAVLKHDGRRESYNRDKILSGLKKASQKRPVSTEDLEKLMEKIERHMLEHYPKEVPSNVVGELTMKELLHLDPVAYTRFASFYWDYKDIEGFVSSLLKNLTASKGVEREQLQQ; via the coding sequence ATGCATTGCCCAATTTGCCACGTTACCGACACAAAAGTTGTAGACTCTCGCTTAATGCCAGAGGGTTTAAGTGTGCGCAGAAGAAGAAAATGTGAAGGTTGTGATAATAGATTTACGACCTACGAGAAAATTCAAATTCAAATGCCAGCCGTGCTCAAACATGATGGTAGACGTGAAAGCTATAACCGAGACAAGATTCTAAGTGGTCTCAAAAAAGCTTCTCAAAAAAGACCCGTTTCAACAGAAGACCTTGAAAAGCTAATGGAAAAAATTGAAAGGCATATGCTCGAACATTATCCAAAGGAAGTTCCTTCCAATGTTGTCGGTGAATTAACAATGAAAGAACTACTTCATCTTGACCCAGTTGCATATACAAGATTTGCTTCGTTCTATTGGGATTATAAAGATATTGAAGGATTTGTTTCTTCTTTACTTAAAAACCTTACAGCTTCAAAAGGAGTAGAACGTGAGCAACTTCAGCAATAA